In Micropterus dolomieu isolate WLL.071019.BEF.003 ecotype Adirondacks linkage group LG01, ASM2129224v1, whole genome shotgun sequence, the sequence ACTCCAAATAAAGCACATGAAGTTCAGCTTTGGTGTCAGATCCTTGTGTTGATGCTCCCTGGTCACTCCCAGTTCCACGCGAGCTTCTGGTGAGTTGCTGAACTGAAGCCAGACTGTAGAACGATGCTTCTCACACCTCTAACCTCACTTCATGTTGACTGTAGATCCAGCAGGGACATCTGGGAGCCAGAATTGGGGCAGCGTGCAGCTGTGAAAGATGAAGCCAGGTCACATCAGATATAAATTATCCTGGCCCCTCATGATGACTGACTGATATGTAGACTTAGATTCCCAAGAGCTGTGTGCTTAAGTGGTTCTAGCATTAGACAGACCAACCTAATAGAACCGCACCCTCCCGGTACAATTACACCTCCACCTCACGAGCACCTCACAAGCACCTCCATCTTACAAGCACCTCCATCTCACAAGCACCTCATAAGCACCTCCACCACACAAGCACCTCCACCTCACGAGCACCTCACAAGCACCTCCATTTTACAAGCACCTCCATCTCACAAGCACCTCATAAGCACCTCCACCACACAAGCACCTCACAAGCACCTCCATCTCACGAGCACCTCTACCTCACGAGCACCTCACAAGCACCTCTACCTCACGAGCACTTCACAAGCACCTCCACCTCACAAGCACCTCATAAGCACCTCCACCACACAAGCACCTCCACCTCACGAGCACCTCACAAGCACCTCCATTTTACAAGCACCTCCATCTCACAAGCACCTCATAAGCACCTCCACCACACAAGCACCTCACAAGCACCTCCATCTCACGAGCACCTCTACCTCACGAGCACCTCACAAGCACCTCTACCTCACGAGCACTTCACAAGCACCTCCACCTCACAAGCACCTCATAAGCACCTCCACCACACAAGCACCTCCACCTCACGAGCACCTCACAAGCACCTCCATTTTACAAGCACCTCCATCTCACAAGCACCTCATAAGCACCTCCACCACACAAGCACCTCACAAGCACCTCCATCTCACGAGCACCTCTACCTCACGAGCACCTCACAAGCACCTCTACCTCACGAGCACTTCACAAGCACCTCCACCTCACAAGCACCTCATAAGCACCTCCACCACACAAGCACCTCCACCTCACGAGCACCTCACAAGCACCTCCATTTTACAAGCACCTCCATCTCACAAGCACCTCATAAGCACCTCTACCTCACGAGCACCTCACAAGCACCTCTACCTCACAAGCACTTCACAAGCACATCACAAGTACCTCTACCTCACAAGCACCTCACAAGCACCTCCACCTCACAAGCACCTTACAAGCACCTCCAACTCACGAAGCACCTCCACCTCACAAGCACCTTACAAGCAACTTCGACTCATGAGCTCCTTCAACTCACAAGCACCTCCACCTCATGAGCACCTTACAAGCACCTCCAACTCACAAGCACCTTACAAGCACCTCCGACTAATGAACACCTTCAACTCACAAGCACCTCCACCTCACAAGCACCTCACAAGCACCTTACAAGCACCTCCGACTCATGAGCACCTCCAACTCACAAGCACCTCCACCTCACGAGCACCTCACGAGCACCTCCACCTCACAAGCATCTCACAAGGTACAAGCATCTCACAAGCATCTCACAAGCACCTCCACCTCACAAGCACCTCCACCTGACGAGCACCTCACAAGCACCTCACGAGCACCTCCACCTGATGAGCACATCACAAGCACCTCCATCTCACGAGCACCTCACAAGCACCTTACAAGCACCTCCAAGTCACGAGCACCTCCACCTCACAAGCACCTTACAAGCAACTTCGACTCATGAGCACCTTCAACTCNNNNNNNNNNNNNNNNNNNNNNNNNNNNNNNNNNNNNNNNNNNNNNNNNNNNNNNNNNNNNNNNNNNNNNNNNNNNNNNNNNNNNNNNNNNNNNNNNNNNCACAAGCACCTTACAAGCACCTCCGACTCATGAGCACCTCCAACTCACAAGCACCTCCACCTCACGAGCACCTCACGAGCACCTCCACCTCACAAGCATCTCACAAGGTACAAGCATCTCACAAGCATCTCACAAGCACCTCCACCTCACAAGCACCTCCACCTGACGAGCACCTCACAAGCACCTCACGAGCACCTCCACCTGATGAGCACATCACAAGCACCTCCATCTCACGAGCACCTCACAAGCACCTTACAAGCACCTCCAAGTCACGAGCACCTCCACCTCACAAGCACCTTACAAGCAACTTCGACTCATGAGCACCTTCAACTCACAAGCACCTCCACCTCATGAGCACCTTACAAGCATCTCCAAATCACAAGCACCTCACGAGCACCTCCACCTCACAAGCACCTTACAAGCACCTCTGACTAATGAACACCTTCAACTCACAAGCACCTCCACCTCACAAGCACCTTACAAGCACCTCCGACTCATGAGCACCTCCAACTCACAAGCACCTCACGTGCACCTCCACCTCACAAGCATATCACAAGGTACAAGCATCTCACAAGCATCTCACAAGCACCTCCA encodes:
- the LOC123985710 gene encoding extensin-3-like; amino-acid sequence: MLPGHSQFHASFCIRQTNLIEPHPPGTITPPPHEHLTSTSILQAPPSHKHLISTSTTQAPPPHEHLTSTSILQAPPSHKHLISTSTTQAPHKHLHLTSTSTSRAPHKHLYLTSTSQAPPPHKHLISTSTTQAPPPHEHLTSTSILQAPPSHKHLISTSTTQAPHKHLHLTSTSTSRAPHKHLYLTSTSQAPPPHKHLISTSTTQAPPPHEHLTSTSILQAPPSHKHLISTSTTQAPHKHLHLTSTSTSRAPHKHLYLTSTSQAPPPHKHLISTSTTQAPPPHEHLTSTSILQAPPSHKHLISTSTSRAPHKHLYLTSTSQAHHKYLYLTSTSQAPPPHKHLTSTSNSRSTSTSQAPYKQLRLMSSFNSQAPPPHEHLTSTSNSQAPYKHLRLMNTFNSQAPPPHKHLTSTLQAPPTHEHLQLTSTSTSRAPHEHLHLTSISQAPYKHLRLMSTSNSQAPPPHEHLTSTSTSQASHKVQASHKHLTSTSTSQAPPPDEHLTSTSRAPPPDEHITSTSISRAPHKHLTSTSKSRAPPPHKHLTSNFDS